In Juglans regia cultivar Chandler chromosome 13, Walnut 2.0, whole genome shotgun sequence, the DNA window TAAAGGTAACAAAGGGCTGGTTCTTTCTTGCCTTGCACAATTTTCTTCCTTTGACTCAAAGTAGCAAGTTACTCCACTACTGGCATAAGGGCCGAAGGTTTCCTTCTCCATGTTTCTCTTCACCAAGACTTTCATACGTTTGGcatctatatattaatgagagaaaaaaaatacgctcatttcatataatagcAACTACTTATATGCTGTTTCCAACATATTATAAACAGCTCTCAGAAGAAGAATATCATTGGTGCCAAGATAAAAACCATTGGTGAAGAACGGTTCTTCACCAATTTGGCTTTGTAACAGTACAATCACAGTTTTAAGCACGGTCcttttcatcttaaaaaatacGCGATCAAAACCattttacacacacacacgaatCAAAACATTACAAAATGGGGATTCcaatagattttataaagaaaGCGATTGAGAATACAAAAAGACTAAAGCTAcgagtaagaaaaaaaaacctccgTTGAAATGATCCGATGTTAAGAAACAGCAACATGAGTAGAAGACACAATATTTCTCCGCACGGGGAGGGACGACTTCTTGTTTTTCGCATAAGATGAGTTCCAGTCCCCACCATCCTGAGCATAATAATCCATGGGATAGTCCCCATTTCCACATTCATTGCAAGACTCATTCTTGGCGCAGCATCCCGTACCTGAACCCACTGCAACACTCTTCTCCCACCAACCAGGTATAAAGCCGAGCGCAATCTCGGCCTCAAATGAAGTCAGGAGCGGCTTCTCGAACGCCTCACCCCAATCAATGGACAACCTAGGACACGCAATCTGAATCCAAGCATCTACGGTGTCCCCGAACAATGCCATCCTCTGTGGACTAATCTCTGACATCAAGACGACCGTATAATCGAAACCCTTTTCTTCCATTCTCCGCTCCAACCTCTCGAGAATCCTGGGATTTCCTTGCCTTCCCAACGTCCCCAACACGATGCCCCAACTCTTGGCCTCTGTACTCGCCTTCAAAATTGCAGTTTTCCTCGACTCCTTCATTCCCTTATGATCATACTCCTCCAGAAACAGCTTCCCCATATAAGGGTCGTACCGAAACGCCCTTATTCCCGGGTTCGCTATCATCATTGCTTCCAAGTGAAACCTACCATCCGCCACAAACACTATGACTCTCTCCTCCTCCACCCCCCCAACATCCTTCGGAATCTTCGGAGCGGTGCAACCGAGCACCTCGCCCGCCGATAACGGCTTCGACTGCGGGATTGAGACCCGGTAACCGTGCTTTTCTAATTCAGGCTTGACGGATCGGATCGCCGAAGCGAATTGGATGGTTCCAGCAAGGACGATACTTTTGGTAGCGGTGGCGGGGAGATTAAGCGTTAGGGTTTGGAGGAGGCGTTGGGTGTCGATTTGGATGTCCACGAAGACGTAGAGGCAGGGAATGGAGGTGGAGTCGATGGGGACCAAGCAGCTGTGCCCGTAGTGAATGAGAAGTTCGGCGCCGAGGGCCGACGCCGAGAGGTCGTCAACGCAGCAAGCGCCATAGGTGACGTCGCCAAGGATGAAGCATTGGGAGACGGAGGCGAATGAGGTGAGGATATCGGAGAGGACGAGGGAGTACATGAGGAGGCCCTCCGGAAGCTGGAGGGCGACACGCTTCGCTTTGGCGGAGAGCACTCGCCAGACGCACTTGTGGACCTCGAAGTTGTAGTTGGAAGGAAGGAGAGCGATGGCGGCGTTGAGGGCTGGGTCGTTGAGGATGGAATCCGGGATTTGGCTCTTAACGAAACGCTTTGGTGCGGTTCTTACTCTTGCCGATATGGGTTTCTCACTGACTGATGATAGCTCTCCGGCGGCTTCCTCCTGCTTCTGCTGCCGCTGCTCCATGACCCAGGTGACTCGAGACGATGTTCCGTCTAATTCCCTCTTTCCACCctttgttatatttttgagaaaatttaattaactctcctgagttttgttttttttattatatcttaaattattaaaattaatgcattatatttttaactacaaaaatttattttttattctattatttaattCTATCGTAATGGATAGAtcttaacaaatatattttaatataaaaaattttatttatcatctccacacatcacatattatattttttttctcttattaaatatgtaatatatagttgatgagtataaaaatttaataagttaaaaaaaattaaaataaaaaaataattttaaaaaaattaaaaaaaaattta includes these proteins:
- the LOC109007067 gene encoding 2-(3-amino-3-carboxypropyl)histidine synthase subunit 1, producing the protein MEQRQQKQEEAAGELSSVSEKPISARVRTAPKRFVKSQIPDSILNDPALNAAIALLPSNYNFEVHKCVWRVLSAKAKRVALQLPEGLLMYSLVLSDILTSFASVSQCFILGDVTYGACCVDDLSASALGAELLIHYGHSCLVPIDSTSIPCLYVFVDIQIDTQRLLQTLTLNLPATATKSIVLAGTIQFASAIRSVKPELEKHGYRVSIPQSKPLSAGEVLGCTAPKIPKDVGGVEEERVIVFVADGRFHLEAMMIANPGIRAFRYDPYMGKLFLEEYDHKGMKESRKTAILKASTEAKSWGIVLGTLGRQGNPRILERLERRMEEKGFDYTVVLMSEISPQRMALFGDTVDAWIQIACPRLSIDWGEAFEKPLLTSFEAEIALGFIPGWWEKSVAVGSGTGCCAKNESCNECGNGDYPMDYYAQDGGDWNSSYAKNKKSSLPVRRNIVSSTHVAVS